A single region of the Gephyromycinifex aptenodytis genome encodes:
- a CDS encoding FecCD family ABC transporter permease: protein MAKRVGGGLLPESALAPLIVVLIAAIGASAVVAAGLGSVDLPPQTVIDILRTKLTGAPTEVPPYLQQIFWELRLPRILLAALVGAGLSLAGVAIQGLVRNPIADPYVLGVSSGASIGAAFVLLFGGPLWLGNGAVTIAAFLTALGSMLLVYGLAQRNGTLEPLRLVLTGVVLSYVFSGVTSFLVFQGDPRAAQSVMFWLLGSFGRARWSSLLIPAVVVAFSSVILMIRGRQLDAMLTGDESATTLGVPVRRLRLELFLLTAALTAVMVAVSGAVAFVGLVIPHVTRLLIGSLHRRVYPVACLLGAAFMVLVDVAARSLAAPQEIPLGILTSVIGGPVFVLLMRHQLRGIS from the coding sequence ATGGCTAAGAGAGTGGGTGGGGGTCTGCTCCCGGAGTCCGCTCTGGCACCGCTGATCGTGGTGCTGATCGCCGCGATCGGGGCGAGTGCAGTGGTGGCGGCGGGGCTCGGTTCTGTCGACCTACCGCCCCAGACTGTGATCGACATCCTTCGGACCAAACTCACCGGCGCCCCCACGGAAGTCCCGCCGTATCTGCAGCAGATCTTCTGGGAGCTGCGCCTCCCCCGTATTCTCCTGGCGGCCCTGGTCGGGGCTGGGCTCTCCCTGGCCGGCGTCGCGATCCAGGGCCTGGTGCGTAACCCGATTGCGGACCCTTACGTGCTGGGGGTCTCCAGCGGTGCATCCATCGGCGCGGCTTTCGTCCTGCTGTTCGGAGGCCCGCTGTGGCTCGGGAACGGCGCCGTGACGATCGCTGCCTTCCTGACGGCGTTGGGCTCGATGCTGCTGGTGTACGGCCTTGCCCAACGCAACGGGACCTTGGAGCCGCTGCGACTGGTGCTCACCGGTGTCGTCCTGAGCTACGTGTTCTCCGGCGTGACATCCTTCCTGGTCTTTCAGGGCGATCCTCGCGCTGCGCAGTCGGTGATGTTCTGGCTCCTGGGCAGCTTCGGGAGAGCCAGATGGTCCTCCCTTCTCATCCCTGCCGTGGTCGTCGCTTTCAGCAGCGTGATCCTGATGATCCGAGGACGGCAGCTGGACGCCATGCTCACCGGGGACGAATCGGCCACCACTCTCGGGGTTCCGGTGCGACGACTTCGTCTCGAACTCTTCCTCCTCACCGCTGCGTTGACCGCCGTCATGGTGGCGGTCAGCGGCGCCGTAGCTTTCGTGGGGTTGGTCATCCCGCATGTGACTCGTCTGCTCATCGGCTCGCTGCACCGCCGCGTCTATCCGGTGGCCTGCCTGCTGGGTGCCGCGTTCATGGTGCTCGTGGATGTAGCGGCCCGTTCATTAGCGGCCCCCCAGGAGATCCCCCTGGGGATTCTCACCTCGGTCATCGGCGGCCCTGTCTTCGTCCTGCTGATGCGCCACCAGTTGCGAGGGATCTCATGA
- a CDS encoding ABC transporter ATP-binding protein — protein sequence MTSLRIHDVDIMVGTRHLVEKLALEVRDSEFLGLVGPNGSGKSTLLRAIYRHIKPTGGAIYLDDVNVQAMKPAALARQIAVCAQHAPSELELTVAQIVALGRLPHQGVLGTERAGDRDIVQRALETVGISDLADRSWLTLSGGERQRTLLARALAQQGSVVILDEPTNHLDIQHQLEILSLVRELGVTTIAAIHELNLAMTYCDRVAVIDDGQIVAIGEPAVVFSPELVRRVFNVDARLIQHPDLDTPHLAFRPIPRKGKP from the coding sequence ATGACTTCGCTTCGCATCCACGACGTGGACATCATGGTCGGCACCCGGCACCTGGTCGAAAAGCTGGCGCTGGAGGTGCGAGACTCGGAGTTCTTGGGGCTGGTGGGCCCCAACGGAAGTGGCAAGTCCACGCTGCTGCGCGCGATCTACCGCCATATCAAACCCACGGGTGGGGCGATCTATCTCGACGACGTGAACGTGCAAGCGATGAAGCCTGCCGCTCTGGCCCGGCAGATAGCGGTGTGCGCCCAGCACGCGCCCTCGGAGTTGGAGCTCACGGTCGCTCAGATCGTGGCGCTGGGTCGACTACCGCACCAGGGAGTTCTGGGTACCGAACGAGCCGGGGATCGAGACATCGTGCAGCGCGCCCTGGAGACCGTGGGCATCAGCGACCTGGCGGATCGCTCGTGGCTGACGTTGTCCGGCGGGGAACGCCAGCGCACGCTCCTGGCTAGGGCGCTCGCCCAGCAAGGCAGCGTCGTGATCCTGGACGAGCCAACCAACCACCTCGATATCCAACACCAGCTGGAGATTCTGTCGTTGGTCCGCGAACTCGGCGTGACCACGATCGCGGCCATCCACGAACTGAACCTCGCCATGACCTATTGCGACCGGGTGGCCGTCATCGATGACGGCCAGATCGTGGCGATCGGTGAACCTGCCGTCGTCTTTTCTCCCGAGTTGGTCAGAAGGGTTTTCAACGTGGACGCCCGGCTGATCCAGCACCCCGACCTAGACACCCCCCATCTGGCCTTTCGTCCTATCCCACGGAAAGGGAAACCATGA
- a CDS encoding ABC transporter substrate-binding protein: MKQLSMSRALVVLTVGALTFVSGCGADTPKPGASDASTTAQTSAPADAKALPEVNSDYSWPTAQVPENYYPVTVKSCGKDVTFDKAPERAVVNDDNMIELMFALGLTDHMAAYSAAAPRLRLAAFKDDYESVKSMGPDYFKLEPTLAQNPDFVFSGWNYGFSPEDINPDSLAELGIKSYALNESCRRINSDKTPATLEEWYGDVRNISTIFGVPERGEALIKSWEKRLAAVKDALPKDNTPVPAFNYGFGQDAPGGGLGLTIVSDTFARAGAKNVFADLPEMWGTVSWAAFVKAAPELIVVTDYGAAGDGQTGAAKIKFLEDQEGVSTVPAIKNKNFLVLPQEAVNPGIRVVDGVEEMAAHLYPEEFAERAKQPGFGFSETYDATTS, translated from the coding sequence ATGAAACAGCTCTCCATGTCACGGGCGCTCGTCGTCCTGACAGTGGGCGCCTTGACGTTCGTATCCGGTTGCGGAGCCGATACTCCCAAGCCTGGCGCGAGCGACGCGAGCACTACAGCGCAAACTTCGGCGCCCGCCGACGCCAAGGCGCTGCCTGAGGTCAACTCCGACTATTCGTGGCCGACGGCGCAGGTCCCGGAGAACTACTACCCCGTCACGGTCAAGAGCTGCGGCAAGGACGTCACCTTCGACAAGGCACCCGAGCGTGCGGTCGTCAACGACGACAACATGATCGAGTTGATGTTCGCGCTGGGTCTCACCGATCACATGGCGGCGTATTCGGCCGCTGCCCCTCGCCTGCGGCTGGCGGCTTTCAAGGACGACTACGAGTCGGTGAAGTCGATGGGCCCGGACTACTTCAAGCTCGAGCCGACGCTGGCGCAGAACCCCGACTTCGTCTTCTCAGGTTGGAACTACGGCTTCTCCCCCGAGGACATCAACCCGGACTCGCTGGCTGAACTGGGCATCAAGAGTTACGCCCTGAACGAGTCGTGTCGGCGTATCAACTCCGACAAGACGCCCGCGACGTTGGAGGAGTGGTACGGCGACGTCCGCAACATCTCCACGATCTTCGGGGTCCCCGAGCGCGGCGAAGCGCTCATCAAAAGTTGGGAGAAGCGGCTGGCGGCTGTGAAGGACGCGCTGCCGAAGGACAACACCCCGGTCCCGGCGTTCAACTACGGCTTCGGCCAGGACGCCCCCGGTGGAGGGTTGGGCCTGACCATCGTCTCGGACACCTTCGCCCGCGCCGGGGCCAAGAATGTGTTCGCCGACCTTCCCGAGATGTGGGGAACGGTTTCCTGGGCTGCGTTCGTCAAAGCCGCCCCGGAACTCATCGTGGTGACCGACTACGGCGCAGCAGGCGATGGGCAGACCGGCGCGGCCAAGATCAAGTTCCTGGAAGATCAGGAAGGGGTGTCCACGGTCCCGGCCATCAAGAACAAGAACTTCCTGGTCCTTCCGCAGGAGGCCGTCAACCCCGGCATCCGGGTCGTGGACGGCGTGGAGGAGATGGCGGCGCATCTGTACCCGGAGGAGTTCGCTGAGCGCGCCAAGCAGCCCGGCTTCGGCTTCTCCGAGACCTACGACGCCACGACTTCCTGA